The Dethiosulfovibrio peptidovorans DSM 11002 nucleotide sequence GCCGCCCTATGGGCAGCTAGATCGGCCTATAAAGCGGGAGACGGAGCGGAGGCCAGACGATGGATAGAGAGGGCTCTTTCCATAAACGGGAGATACGAACCGGCATTGAAGCTTCGGGACGAACTTTAAAAATGATTTTTTAGCCCTTGATAAGGGCAGAAAGGTAGTGTGTTCATGAAGAAGTTTGTATGTCTGTTAGCTGTGGTTATCCTGTGTGTGTCGGCCTGTTCCGTCGCTTTTGCCGATTCGACGACTTTGGTGGAGAAGATGTCGCTGCAAGACCTCAACGGGTTCTTGTCCGAGGAGGGATTTCGTCCGGAGATCAAAAACAACGGAAATTGTGAGTTCAAGCTGAAGGGCCTTATCGTTCAGATGTTTCTCTACGACGATGGAACCTCCGTGCAATTTCACTGTGGCTGGAGCAACACGAACGTAACCATGGAGGATGTCAATAAATGGAATATGGAGTGGCGTCTGGCCAAGGCATATCTGGACGTCGATGGAGATCCCCATCTGGAGCTGGACATGGACCTGGACGGAGGAATCACGGTGCAGCGACTCAGAAACTTCATGCAGAACTGCTCGTTTTTTCTCGATAAATTCGTGTCAAGGATGAACTGAACCAAGACGGGGCGGGGGTGAACACCCCCGCAGAACCTGGTCAACGAGCTGCTCAAGAAGGAAATGGTTCGACAGGAGGACAATCCGAGACACGGCACATCCTATCTTATAACGTGCACCGAGGCGGGGAAATTAGCCTTCGACAAAGCCAGATACGAGGAGGACCGCCTCATAGATGAGGTCCTGGGCCTTGCCGACGAGGATCGTGTTGAAAAATCCATGGAATTGTTGAAAGAGGTTCGAACGGCGTTGGAGGGGAATAAACGCTAGCCCTAAAAGCGCGGTTGCCCCGTCTAGGGGGCTACCGCGCTTTTCATCTTTATTCGAGTTGTCCTAATTTAAACCGGTCAAGACGGCCCCTACAACTACCAGAGAGGCCAGGACGAACAAAATAGCCTGGAACTTGATCTGAAACCTGGCCCAGGTTCCCC carries:
- a CDS encoding YbjN domain-containing protein — translated: MKKFVCLLAVVILCVSACSVAFADSTTLVEKMSLQDLNGFLSEEGFRPEIKNNGNCEFKLKGLIVQMFLYDDGTSVQFHCGWSNTNVTMEDVNKWNMEWRLAKAYLDVDGDPHLELDMDLDGGITVQRLRNFMQNCSFFLDKFVSRMN